A genomic stretch from Streptomyces sp. QL37 includes:
- a CDS encoding NAD kinase, whose amino-acid sequence MTTQAAQPEKAERTVFLLAHTGRPAAIRSAELVVQGLLRNGLGVRALAVEAQDLPLPSSVVTVTDATPDAVDGCELLIVLGGDGTLLRGAEISRASGVPMLGVNLGRVGFLAEAERDDLDKVVDRVVTRAYQVEERMTLDVIVHSNGDVVHTDWALNEAAVQKVSPERMLEVVLEIDGRPVTGFGCDGIVCATPTGSTAYAFSAGGPVVWPEVEALLMVPISAHALFAKPLVTSPDSVLAVEVQPHTPHGVLWCDGRRTVELPAGARVEVRRGAVPVRLARLHQASFTDRLVAKFALPVQGWRGAPH is encoded by the coding sequence TTGACAACACAAGCGGCACAACCGGAGAAGGCGGAACGCACGGTCTTCCTGCTGGCGCACACCGGCCGTCCGGCCGCGATCCGCAGCGCCGAGCTGGTCGTCCAGGGGCTGCTGCGCAACGGCCTCGGCGTCCGGGCGCTGGCAGTGGAGGCACAGGACCTGCCGCTGCCCTCGTCCGTGGTCACGGTCACGGACGCGACGCCCGACGCCGTGGACGGCTGCGAACTTCTCATCGTGCTCGGCGGGGACGGCACGCTGCTGCGGGGGGCCGAGATCTCCCGCGCCTCCGGCGTACCGATGCTCGGGGTCAACCTCGGACGGGTGGGTTTCCTCGCCGAGGCCGAACGTGACGACCTGGACAAGGTCGTCGACCGTGTCGTCACCCGGGCGTACCAGGTCGAGGAGCGGATGACGCTCGACGTCATCGTGCACAGCAACGGCGACGTCGTGCACACCGACTGGGCGCTCAACGAGGCGGCGGTCCAGAAGGTCTCGCCCGAGCGGATGCTCGAAGTGGTCCTGGAGATCGACGGCCGTCCGGTGACCGGCTTCGGGTGCGACGGGATCGTCTGCGCCACCCCGACCGGATCGACGGCGTACGCCTTCTCGGCGGGCGGCCCCGTCGTCTGGCCCGAGGTCGAGGCACTGCTCATGGTGCCGATCAGCGCCCACGCCCTGTTCGCGAAGCCGCTGGTGACCTCTCCCGACTCGGTGCTTGCCGTCGAGGTCCAGCCGCACACCCCGCACGGGGTGCTGTGGTGCGACGGCCGCAGGACCGTCGAGCTGCCCGCGGGGGCCAGGGTGGAGGTGCGGCGCGGCGCGGTGCCCGTACGGCTCGCGCGGCTGCACCAGGCGTCGTTCACCGACCGTCTGGTGGCCAAGTTCGCGCTGCCCGTGCAGGGCTGGCGGGGCGCTCCGCACTGA
- the recN gene encoding DNA repair protein RecN → MSVLEEMRIRSLGVIDDAVVELSPGFTAVTGETGAGKTMVVTSLGLLLGGRADPALVRVGAKAAVVEGRITVSRGDAAAVRAEEAGGEIEDGALIISRTVSAEGRSRAHLGGRSVPVGLLAELADELVAVHGQTDQQGLLKPARQRQALDRYAGGRVEGPLTKYAAAYRRLRAVVTELDELTTRARERAQEADLLRFGLDEVAAVEPLPGEDTELAAEAERLGHAEALASAAALAHAALAGNPEDPEGVDATTVVAAAGQSLDAVRAHDPALAALADRIGEISILLADVAGELAGYADQLDADPLRLAAVEERRAALTALTRKYGQDITSVLAWAEDGASRLTELEGDDDRIGELTAERDALRGELSVLGQELTDARTEAAARFAEAVTEELASLAMPHARVSFAVGQTDAPDEESGIDIGGRSVLYGPSGADEVELLLAPHPGAQPRPIAKGASGGELSRVMLAVEVVFAGSDPVPTYLFDEVDAGVGGKAAVEVGRRLAKLARSAQVVVVTHLPQVAAFADRQLLVEKTVDGSVTRSGVTVLEGEDRVRELSRMLAGQEDSETARAHAEELLETARADG, encoded by the coding sequence ATGTCCGTGTTGGAGGAGATGCGGATACGGTCGCTCGGAGTCATCGACGACGCGGTGGTGGAGCTGTCACCCGGTTTCACCGCGGTGACGGGCGAGACCGGCGCGGGCAAGACCATGGTCGTCACCAGCCTCGGGCTGCTGCTCGGCGGGCGCGCCGATCCCGCCCTGGTGCGGGTCGGTGCCAAGGCCGCGGTCGTCGAGGGGCGGATCACGGTGTCCCGGGGCGACGCGGCGGCGGTGCGGGCCGAGGAGGCCGGCGGCGAGATCGAGGACGGGGCGCTGATCATCAGCCGTACCGTCTCGGCGGAAGGGCGCTCCCGGGCCCATCTCGGTGGCAGATCCGTGCCCGTGGGGCTGCTCGCCGAGCTCGCCGACGAGCTCGTCGCCGTGCACGGCCAGACCGACCAGCAGGGGCTGCTCAAGCCCGCGCGCCAGCGCCAGGCGCTGGACCGCTATGCCGGCGGCCGTGTGGAGGGCCCGCTCACCAAGTACGCGGCGGCCTACCGGCGGCTGCGCGCGGTCGTCACCGAGCTCGACGAGCTGACCACCCGGGCCAGGGAACGTGCCCAGGAGGCGGATCTGCTGCGCTTCGGCCTCGACGAGGTCGCAGCCGTGGAGCCGCTGCCCGGCGAGGACACCGAACTCGCCGCGGAGGCCGAACGGCTCGGCCACGCCGAGGCACTCGCCTCCGCCGCCGCCCTCGCCCACGCGGCGCTCGCCGGGAATCCGGAGGACCCTGAGGGCGTGGACGCCACCACGGTGGTGGCGGCCGCCGGACAGTCCCTGGACGCCGTACGGGCACACGACCCCGCGCTGGCCGCGCTCGCCGACCGGATCGGAGAGATCTCGATCCTGCTCGCCGACGTGGCCGGGGAGCTCGCCGGATACGCCGACCAGCTCGACGCCGACCCGCTGCGGCTCGCCGCCGTGGAGGAACGGCGTGCCGCGCTCACCGCGCTCACCCGCAAGTACGGCCAGGACATCACCTCCGTGCTCGCCTGGGCCGAGGACGGTGCCTCCCGGCTGACCGAACTCGAGGGCGACGACGACCGGATCGGTGAGCTCACGGCGGAGCGCGACGCGCTGCGCGGCGAGCTCTCCGTCCTCGGCCAGGAGCTGACCGACGCGCGGACGGAGGCGGCGGCACGCTTCGCCGAGGCCGTCACGGAGGAACTGGCGTCGCTCGCGATGCCGCACGCACGGGTCTCCTTCGCCGTCGGGCAGACGGACGCGCCGGACGAGGAGTCCGGCATCGACATCGGCGGCCGCAGCGTGCTCTACGGGCCCTCCGGTGCCGACGAGGTGGAGCTCCTGCTGGCGCCGCACCCCGGTGCCCAGCCCCGGCCGATCGCCAAGGGCGCCTCGGGCGGTGAGCTGTCCCGGGTGATGCTCGCCGTCGAGGTGGTCTTCGCGGGCTCCGACCCCGTGCCGACGTACCTCTTCGACGAGGTCGACGCGGGCGTCGGCGGCAAGGCTGCCGTCGAGGTCGGCCGGCGGCTGGCGAAGCTCGCCAGGTCCGCCCAGGTCGTCGTGGTCACCCATCTGCCGCAGGTGGCCGCCTTCGCCGACCGGCAGCTGCTGGTGGAGAAGACCGTGGACGGATCGGTCACCAGGAGCGGCGTCACGGTCCTCGAAGGTGAGGACCGGGTACGGGAGCTCTCCCGGATGCTCGCAGGGCAGGAGGACTCGGAGACCGCCCGGGCACACGCCGAGGAGCTGCTGGAGACCGCGCGAGCGGACGGATAG
- a CDS encoding glycosyltransferase family 4 protein — MSQLRTVQVLGGGAGSSAHVSSLAAGLVARGVQVTVCAPAGSGRAHGLPATGARFVAVPRRSDPAAVAALRTACTGADIVHAHGLHAAVRAGIALSGRGTPLVVTWHTRVHAEGARGRLLRMLERRAARAAAVVLGTSWELVDRARRRGARDARLAPAAIPASRIPDPPDDGKARAELGAVGRPLLVSVAQHDHDTLLDAARGWSALDPVPLLAVAGEGPLAGALRRRIATEGLPVVLTGGSEGIGELLAAADIAVLSGRGEGGEQLAQDALRLGVPLVAARADGLPELVGEAAELVPYGDADALAGAVERLLGDPGRRERLAESGRAQAAGWPTEDETVAHVLSVYDELAQQPTV; from the coding sequence GTGTCTCAGCTGCGTACGGTCCAAGTCCTGGGCGGCGGTGCCGGAAGCAGCGCTCATGTCAGCTCGCTCGCCGCAGGTCTGGTCGCCAGAGGCGTGCAGGTCACCGTCTGCGCCCCGGCCGGTTCCGGCCGCGCCCACGGCCTCCCCGCGACGGGCGCCCGCTTCGTCGCGGTGCCCCGGCGCAGTGACCCCGCGGCCGTCGCCGCCCTCCGTACCGCCTGCACCGGGGCGGACATCGTCCACGCCCACGGACTGCACGCCGCCGTGCGCGCCGGGATCGCCCTCAGCGGCCGGGGCACCCCGCTGGTCGTGACCTGGCACACCCGTGTCCATGCCGAGGGTGCCCGTGGCCGGCTGCTGCGGATGCTGGAGCGGAGGGCCGCCCGCGCGGCCGCAGTCGTGCTGGGCACCTCGTGGGAGCTGGTCGACCGGGCCCGCCGCCGGGGCGCCAGGGACGCTCGGCTCGCGCCGGCCGCGATCCCCGCGAGCCGCATCCCGGACCCCCCGGACGACGGCAAGGCACGCGCCGAACTGGGCGCGGTCGGAAGACCGTTGCTGGTATCGGTGGCACAGCACGACCACGACACGCTGCTGGACGCGGCGCGCGGGTGGAGTGCGCTCGACCCCGTGCCGCTGCTGGCCGTCGCGGGGGAGGGGCCCCTGGCCGGTGCCCTCCGGCGGCGGATCGCGACGGAGGGGCTGCCCGTCGTCCTCACCGGCGGCTCGGAAGGCATCGGTGAACTCCTCGCCGCCGCCGACATCGCCGTACTCTCCGGCCGCGGAGAGGGCGGAGAGCAGCTGGCACAGGATGCCCTGCGGCTCGGCGTCCCGCTGGTCGCGGCCCGGGCCGACGGACTGCCCGAACTCGTCGGCGAGGCGGCGGAGCTGGTTCCGTACGGGGACGCCGACGCACTGGCCGGAGCCGTCGAACGGCTCCTCGGGGACCCCGGCCGACGGGAGCGGCTCGCCGAATCGGGGCGCGCACAGGCCGCGGGCTGGCCGACCGAGGACGAGACGGTCGCCCATGTCCTCTCCGTCTACGACGAGTTGGCGCAGCAGCCGACGGTCTGA
- a CDS encoding PucR family transcriptional regulator translates to METEGGITVRRALELPGLRAGLPEVLTCADRLDRTVRWVHAGEAPNMPALLRGGELLLSTGLGLGSRPADQRAYVRKLADRGIAALVVELGPRFGRLPTAIVEAARTAGFPLVQLHREVPFVAVTEEIHTEIVNGHYALLRRAEEVHRRCTQAVLGGGGVPQVLGILADFAANPVFLETPDGRLLFAAGTGAGPVGADPLQVWEGLRGARAAREAPPAGALLVEVPGGGLGAGSVRARLVLLAVSGPLTAVHRMAAERAAGILAVVLMQARQEDEVAARGRGDFLTDLAEGRIAPEDAPAQAGVLGFRPGGDPLLPVVMRLAPESAPSGSWALLARAVAEELAAVGAPVLVGVRPVEGRVPLLLALRPGTTRAALGDRVAAALRAGAGRAGLERAGDRAPVVVVVGAAGGWAAAGSGLRHAAEAATAAQGLGERPWYDARSLDIDLLLWRLRDHPDLASFVDRAIGPLREHDRTSRPALLPTLEAYLAHAGRKAEAARELHLNRQTLYNRLARIGELLGTDLDDPQAVLALSLALRARRHTL, encoded by the coding sequence GTGGAGACAGAGGGCGGGATCACCGTGCGGCGGGCGCTGGAGCTGCCGGGACTGCGTGCCGGACTGCCGGAGGTGCTGACCTGCGCGGACCGGCTGGACCGCACGGTGCGCTGGGTGCACGCCGGGGAGGCGCCGAACATGCCGGCACTGCTCAGGGGCGGGGAGCTGCTGCTCTCCACGGGGCTCGGCCTCGGTTCCCGGCCCGCCGACCAGCGGGCCTACGTCCGCAAGCTGGCCGACCGCGGTATCGCCGCGCTGGTCGTGGAGCTCGGGCCGCGTTTCGGCCGGCTGCCGACGGCGATCGTGGAGGCCGCGCGGACGGCGGGGTTTCCGCTGGTGCAGCTGCACCGCGAGGTGCCGTTCGTGGCGGTGACCGAGGAGATCCACACCGAGATCGTCAACGGCCACTACGCCCTGCTGCGGCGGGCGGAGGAGGTCCACCGGCGGTGCACACAGGCGGTGCTCGGCGGCGGCGGGGTGCCGCAGGTCCTGGGGATCCTGGCGGACTTCGCCGCGAACCCGGTCTTCCTGGAGACTCCGGACGGCCGGCTGCTCTTCGCCGCGGGGACCGGGGCCGGGCCGGTGGGCGCCGATCCGCTACAGGTCTGGGAAGGGCTGCGCGGGGCCCGTGCGGCCCGGGAGGCGCCACCGGCCGGCGCGCTCCTGGTGGAGGTGCCGGGAGGCGGCCTCGGGGCCGGTTCCGTACGGGCCAGGCTGGTGCTGCTCGCGGTGTCGGGCCCGCTGACGGCGGTGCACCGGATGGCGGCCGAGCGGGCGGCGGGCATCCTGGCGGTCGTCCTGATGCAGGCCCGCCAGGAGGACGAGGTGGCGGCGCGGGGGCGCGGGGACTTCCTCACGGATCTCGCCGAGGGCCGGATCGCTCCCGAGGACGCTCCCGCGCAGGCCGGTGTGCTGGGCTTCCGGCCGGGCGGGGATCCGCTGCTGCCGGTGGTGATGCGGCTCGCGCCCGAGTCGGCGCCGTCGGGCAGCTGGGCGCTGCTGGCCCGGGCCGTGGCGGAGGAGCTCGCGGCGGTGGGCGCGCCGGTGCTGGTGGGGGTGCGCCCGGTGGAGGGCAGGGTCCCGCTGCTGCTGGCGCTGCGGCCGGGGACCACCCGCGCGGCGCTCGGTGACCGGGTGGCGGCCGCGCTGCGGGCCGGGGCCGGGCGGGCCGGACTGGAGCGGGCCGGTGACCGCGCACCGGTCGTCGTGGTGGTCGGGGCCGCGGGCGGCTGGGCGGCGGCGGGCTCGGGGCTGCGGCACGCGGCGGAGGCGGCGACGGCCGCGCAGGGGCTCGGGGAGCGCCCCTGGTACGACGCGCGCAGCCTGGACATCGATCTGCTGCTGTGGCGGCTCCGGGACCATCCGGATCTGGCGTCGTTCGTGGACCGGGCGATCGGGCCGCTGCGTGAACACGACCGGACGTCGCGTCCCGCGCTGCTGCCCACTCTGGAGGCGTACCTCGCCCATGCGGGCCGGAAGGCGGAGGCCGCGCGCGAACTGCATCTGAACCGGCAGACGCTCTACAACCGGCTGGCCCGCATCGGCGAGCTGCTCGGCACGGATCTGGACGACCCGCAGGCGGTGCTCGCCCTCAGCCTCGCCCTGCGCGCCCGCCGCCACACGCTCTGA
- a CDS encoding FAD-binding oxidoreductase, producing the protein MTPRTPATDSAPAGLRSGFAGGIHVPGDPGYDEARTVFNSMIDRRPAVVAECASEADVARALRFAREEGLEVAVRGGGHSVAGMALSEGGLVIDLRRMREVEVDRGARSARVGGGAVMSDLDRATQPYALATTGGRVSTTGVGGFTLGGGSGWLERAFGLACDNLLAAEVVTADGGSVHTSAQENPELFWALHGGGGNFGVVTSLTLRLHDLPEMSMALLLLRPENGPEAVRTYRDVMESAPDAAGGAFIYITGPPEEWVPEGMVGHLVCAVLVTYAGAEAELREVAAPLLALEREAEVIGAVDYADLQCMLDDPPGMRNYWSAEYLDGFPDEAAAAFCAGAATMPVPSGSQHVLFPMGGAVARGPADHPLPWRTSPWAVHPFGVWESRADDEQGREWVRRVRGAVMPWASGAVYLNFIGREGQERVVAGFGEHAYERLSRVKARYDPDNVFHLNHNVKPAVAVV; encoded by the coding sequence ATGACGCCCCGCACCCCTGCGACGGACTCCGCTCCGGCCGGCCTCCGCTCCGGATTCGCCGGCGGGATCCATGTCCCCGGCGACCCGGGCTACGACGAGGCCCGGACCGTCTTCAACAGCATGATCGACCGCAGACCCGCGGTGGTGGCCGAGTGCGCCTCCGAGGCGGATGTCGCGCGGGCCCTCCGCTTCGCACGCGAGGAGGGTCTGGAGGTCGCTGTGCGCGGGGGCGGTCACAGCGTGGCGGGCATGGCGCTGAGCGAGGGTGGTCTGGTGATCGACCTGCGCCGGATGCGCGAGGTGGAGGTCGACCGGGGCGCCCGGTCGGCCCGCGTCGGCGGCGGAGCCGTCATGAGCGACCTGGACCGGGCCACCCAGCCGTACGCCCTGGCGACCACGGGCGGGCGGGTCTCCACCACCGGCGTCGGCGGCTTCACGCTGGGCGGCGGTTCCGGGTGGCTGGAGCGCGCCTTCGGGCTGGCCTGTGACAATCTGCTGGCCGCCGAGGTGGTCACGGCCGACGGCGGCTCCGTGCACACGAGCGCGCAGGAGAACCCGGAGCTCTTCTGGGCCCTGCACGGCGGCGGTGGCAATTTCGGTGTGGTCACCTCCCTGACGCTGCGGCTCCACGACCTGCCGGAGATGAGTATGGCCCTGCTCCTCCTCCGTCCCGAGAACGGTCCGGAAGCGGTCCGTACGTACCGGGACGTGATGGAGTCCGCCCCGGACGCGGCGGGCGGTGCCTTCATCTACATCACCGGGCCGCCCGAGGAGTGGGTGCCGGAGGGCATGGTGGGCCACCTCGTGTGCGCGGTCCTGGTGACCTACGCGGGTGCGGAGGCGGAGCTGCGCGAGGTGGCGGCGCCCCTGCTGGCGCTGGAACGCGAGGCGGAGGTGATCGGCGCGGTCGACTACGCGGACCTGCAGTGCATGCTCGACGACCCGCCCGGCATGCGGAACTACTGGTCGGCGGAGTATCTGGACGGCTTTCCCGACGAGGCCGCGGCCGCCTTCTGCGCCGGTGCCGCCACGATGCCCGTCCCCTCCGGTTCGCAGCATGTGCTGTTCCCGATGGGCGGCGCGGTGGCGCGTGGGCCCGCCGACCATCCCCTGCCGTGGCGCACCTCCCCGTGGGCGGTGCATCCGTTCGGCGTCTGGGAGAGCCGGGCGGACGACGAGCAGGGCAGGGAGTGGGTGCGCCGGGTGCGCGGGGCGGTCATGCCGTGGGCGAGCGGCGCGGTCTATCTCAACTTCATCGGGCGGGAGGGCCAGGAGCGGGTCGTCGCAGGCTTCGGGGAGCACGCCTACGAGCGGCTGTCCCGGGTCAAGGCGCGCTACGACCCGGACAACGTGTTCCACCTGAACCACAACGTCAAGCCGGCCGTGGCCGTGGTGTGA
- a CDS encoding glycoside hydrolase family 15 protein has protein sequence MAGRIEDYALIGDMQTAALVCRDGTADWLCLPRFDSHAIFAGLLGTEENGFWRLGPARPEGAEPPAADRRRYRGDSLVLESEWDTPRGTVRVTDFMPPRDGAPQLIRIVEGVSGRVPMRSELRMRFSYGRVTPWVHKVDSRTVAVAGPDSVWLDTEAETYGQNLTTYSDFTVAPGDRIAFTISWQPSHHEPPSVPEPEASLEATENFWREWVEQCTYHGPYREAVVRSLITLKALTYAPTGGIVAAPTTSLPEDIGGSRNWDYRYTWLRDAAITLSSLLRTGYREEARAWREWLLRAVAGDPENLQIMYGIAGERELGEAELDWLPGYENSGPVRVGNGAANQLQLDVYGEVTEALHLAHMTGLTRNDYAMGLQLKLISYLEKHWDEPDEGIWEVRGPRRHFVHSKVMAWVAVDRTIKLIESGDAEGPLERWLQLRDDIHRDVCERGYDKERNTFTQSYGSQELDASLLLIPQMGFLPPDDKRVIGTIEAIQRELSTEDGFVLRYPTEGDDAGVDGLEGDEGAFLACSFWLADDLAMIGRVDEARRLFEKLLSLRNDLGLLAEEWDSGLQRQVGNFPQAFSHVPLIDTALRLTASGAYVG, from the coding sequence GTGGCCGGGCGCATCGAGGATTACGCACTCATCGGAGACATGCAGACCGCAGCCCTGGTCTGCCGGGACGGCACAGCGGACTGGCTGTGCCTGCCCCGCTTCGATTCACACGCGATTTTCGCCGGACTTCTCGGTACCGAGGAGAACGGCTTCTGGCGGCTGGGACCCGCCCGCCCCGAGGGGGCGGAGCCGCCGGCGGCGGACCGCCGCCGCTACCGCGGCGACTCACTCGTCCTGGAATCGGAGTGGGACACCCCGCGCGGCACGGTCCGCGTGACCGATTTCATGCCGCCGCGTGACGGCGCCCCCCAGCTGATCCGCATCGTGGAGGGCGTGAGCGGCCGGGTGCCGATGCGCTCCGAGCTGCGGATGCGTTTCAGCTACGGGCGGGTCACCCCCTGGGTGCACAAGGTCGACAGCCGTACGGTCGCGGTCGCCGGGCCGGACTCGGTGTGGCTGGACACGGAGGCGGAGACGTACGGCCAGAACCTGACGACGTACTCCGACTTCACCGTGGCCCCCGGCGACCGGATCGCGTTCACCATCAGCTGGCAGCCCTCGCACCACGAGCCGCCGAGCGTGCCGGAACCGGAGGCCTCCCTGGAGGCGACGGAGAACTTCTGGCGCGAGTGGGTCGAGCAGTGCACGTACCACGGCCCCTACCGGGAGGCGGTGGTGCGCTCGCTGATCACTCTGAAGGCGCTCACCTACGCCCCGACCGGCGGCATCGTGGCCGCGCCGACCACCTCCCTGCCGGAGGACATCGGCGGCTCCCGTAACTGGGACTACCGCTACACCTGGCTGCGGGACGCGGCGATCACGCTCTCGTCCCTGCTGCGCACGGGGTACCGCGAGGAGGCCCGCGCCTGGCGCGAGTGGCTGCTGCGGGCCGTCGCGGGCGACCCGGAGAACCTGCAGATCATGTACGGCATCGCGGGTGAGCGTGAGCTCGGCGAGGCGGAGCTGGACTGGCTGCCCGGGTACGAGAACTCCGGCCCGGTCCGGGTCGGCAACGGCGCGGCGAACCAGTTGCAGCTCGATGTGTACGGCGAGGTCACCGAGGCGCTGCACCTGGCGCACATGACGGGGCTGACCCGCAACGACTACGCCATGGGCCTCCAGCTGAAGCTGATCAGCTATCTGGAGAAGCACTGGGACGAGCCGGACGAGGGCATCTGGGAGGTGCGCGGGCCGCGCCGGCACTTCGTGCACTCCAAGGTGATGGCCTGGGTGGCCGTCGACCGCACGATCAAGCTCATCGAGTCCGGGGACGCGGAGGGGCCGCTGGAGCGGTGGCTCCAGCTGCGCGACGACATCCACCGGGACGTCTGCGAGCGGGGCTACGACAAGGAGCGCAACACCTTCACCCAGTCGTACGGCTCGCAGGAGCTGGACGCGTCGCTGCTGCTGATTCCGCAGATGGGCTTCCTGCCTCCCGACGACAAGCGCGTCATCGGCACGATCGAGGCGATCCAGCGGGAGCTGTCCACGGAGGACGGTTTCGTCCTGCGCTACCCCACGGAGGGGGACGACGCGGGCGTCGACGGGCTGGAGGGCGACGAGGGCGCGTTCCTGGCCTGCTCGTTCTGGCTGGCGGACGACCTGGCGATGATCGGCCGGGTCGACGAGGCCCGCCGGCTCTTCGAGAAGCTGCTGTCCCTCCGCAACGACCTGGGTCTGCTGGCCGAGGAGTGGGACTCCGGGCTCCAGCGCCAGGTGGGCAACTTCCCGCAGGCGTTCAGCCATGTGCCGCTGATCGACACGGCGCTGCGGCTGACGGCCAGCGGGGCGTACGTCGGCTGA
- a CDS encoding NUDIX hydrolase, which yields MGFQDTPEEWQVTATVTPFTGNKTSVRTDDVVMPDGSVHSRDYQVHPGSVAVLALDADGRVLVLRQYRHPVRHKLWEIPAGLLDIPGENPLHAAQRELYEEAHVKAEDWRVLTDVYTTPGGCDEAVRIFLARDLSEAEGERFEVSEEEADMEQARVPLEELVRGVLGGDLHNNCLVVGVLSLTAVLAGDGVDSLRPAEAPWPARPFEA from the coding sequence ATGGGTTTCCAGGACACGCCCGAGGAGTGGCAGGTCACCGCGACGGTGACGCCCTTCACCGGTAACAAGACCAGCGTCCGCACCGACGACGTCGTGATGCCCGACGGGAGCGTTCACAGCCGCGACTACCAGGTCCACCCCGGTTCGGTGGCCGTCCTCGCGCTCGACGCGGACGGCCGGGTGCTCGTCCTGCGGCAGTACCGGCACCCGGTGCGCCACAAGCTGTGGGAGATCCCGGCGGGGCTGCTCGACATCCCCGGCGAGAACCCGCTGCACGCCGCGCAGCGCGAGCTCTACGAGGAGGCGCACGTCAAGGCCGAGGACTGGCGGGTACTGACCGACGTCTACACCACGCCGGGCGGCTGCGACGAAGCCGTGCGCATCTTCCTCGCCCGGGACCTCTCCGAGGCCGAGGGCGAGCGCTTCGAGGTCTCCGAGGAGGAGGCCGACATGGAGCAGGCACGGGTGCCCCTAGAGGAGCTCGTACGCGGTGTGCTGGGCGGCGACCTGCACAACAACTGCCTGGTCGTGGGGGTCCTGTCGCTCACCGCGGTGCTCGCGGGCGACGGCGTGGACTCGCTGCGCCCGGCCGAAGCGCCCTGGCCGGCCCGCCCGTTCGAGGCCTGA